Proteins encoded in a region of the Bombina bombina isolate aBomBom1 chromosome 12, aBomBom1.pri, whole genome shotgun sequence genome:
- the TMEM187 gene encoding transmembrane protein 187 — translation MGQTVALDKACLHVAVAFAFSLVTVSTGMLDSITTELGYSHYAEAPVSWLPPLLAMPFNSLVNLGYIYLGIYWLTQDDRTIGIKDQRGHYMKNIFSWMALAYGPVQWVRIWTQGHWAAVLDQWFTLPIFAWVIVWCSSILNSWNSQRFIAMEITSLSSYIMALLHPHGFEFALSLHILLAVVSGLRLQSCHGDASSKKYLVLAVISCLGFVGMKLLDHWLARFFFFKRLTGHFWSKVCDVLQFHFAFCFLCHLDKHRPLKTQRSQNARIKGDK, via the coding sequence ATGGGACAAACTGTGGCCCTTGACAAAGCCTGTTTGCATGTTGCTGTGGCTTTTGCCTTCAGCCTGGTAACTGTGAGCACAGGCATGCTGGATTCAATCACCACAGAACTGGGCTACAGCCACTATGCAGAAGCACCCGTTTCATGGCTTCCACCTCTCCTCGCTATGCCTTTTAACTCCCTTGTTAACCTTGGATATATCTATCTAGGCATATACTGGCTCACACAAGATGATAGGACAATTGGAATTAAAGACCAGAGAGGACACTATATGAAGAATATATTTTCCTGGATGGCTCTGGCATATGGTCCAGTCCAGTGGGTCAGAATTTGGACACAAGGACACTGGGCTGCAGTGCTAGACCAATGGTTTACATTGCCTATATTTGCTTGGGTAATCGTCTGGTGCAGCTCTATCTTAAACAGTTGGAACAGCCAGCGTTTCATTGCTATGGAAATCACATCACTGAGTAGCTACATTATGGCATTGCTGCACCCACATGGATTTGAGTTTGCTCTGTCCCTCCATATTTTATTAGCAGTCGTTTCTGGTCTGAGGTTACAGAGCTGTCATGGAGATGCTTCTTCAAAAAAGTACTTGGTACTTGCAGTAATCTCTTGCCTGGGCTTTGTGGGCATGAAACTTCTTGACCACTGGTTGGCTAggttcttcttctttaagaggctcactGGTCACTTTTGGTCCAAAGTATGTGATGTCCTGCAATTCCATTTTGCCTTTTGCTTCCTTTGTCATCTTGATAAACATCGACCTCTGAAGACACAGAGAAGCCAAAATGCTAGAATCAAAGGAGATAAATAA